The stretch of DNA TGCACCTGACGGGGGAACTGACGTCCATAGAAACGATGAGTGACCGAGTCGGGGTCCTCGGTGCGACCGGCTACGTGGGAGCGGCGGTCGTTCAAGAACTCGGGGAGCGAGGCTACGACGTCCGGCCTGCGGCGGGATCGGATCACGAGGAGTATCCTGTGGTCGACGTCTGCGACCGGGAAGCAGTCCGCTCGTTCGTCGACTCCGTCGATTATCTGGTCAACGCCGCCGGACTGGTCGGAATCGACGCCTGCGAACGTCGCCCGGAGGCCGCCTTCGCGATCAATGGCCTCGGTGCCGCGAACGTCGCGTGGGCGTGTACACGCGCCGACGTTCCGCTCGTCCACCTCTCGAGCGTCGCGACGATCGGCGACCCCGACGACCTGCCGATCACCGCAGCTACCTCGAGAAACCCGACCACGACCTACGGACGCACCAAACTGGCCGGCGAACGCGCCATCCGGACGCTGACCGACGGCCACGTCCCATCGATCACGTTCTCCGTAACGAACGTCTACGGCGGCGGCGGTAGGTCGGTCGTCGACTACTTCCTCGAGCGAGCGACCGCCGGCGAGGACCTGACGGTCCACCGGCCGGGAACCCAGGAACGAGATCTGATCCACGTCCACGACGTCGCTTCCGGAATCGCAACTGCCGTCGACCGCCTCGTAGACGCCGACCCAGTCGCCCGATCGTACGTACTCGGCCGCGGCGAGTCCTACAGCGTCCTCGAGTTGGCGGAGCTGGTGGCTCACGAACGCGAAGCCGTCACTGGCTCTTCGGTCGGTATCGAACTCTGCGAGCGACCGAACTCCGGTTCACCCGTTCTCGAACGGTTCGACGTCGACCTCGAGCGCGTCCGCTCGGAACTCGGGGTCGAACCAGAGCGTAACCTCGAGGAGTGGGTGGAGATGGAACTAGAGCGGCGGCTCGAGCATCGAAGCAAGGTGCAGTAGGACGGGAGCGCCGAAGCCAGGACTCGAACAGGTGCGAGACGGTCGGCCTCACTTCGTTCGGCCGCGTGCGACTCGCGTGCTCGAGTCTGGCTTGTTCCGCGCCCGTTATACCAGATCCGTTCGCTCGGAGCTAGCGCTCCTCGCGAGAGTTCGGTAGAACGGGAGCGCCGAAGCCAGGACTCGAACCTGGGACAACCTCGTTAACAGCGAGGTGCTCTACCATCTGAGCTACTTCGGCTCAACTTCGAGTAGTCGAGTGTATTTGATAGGGCTTTCGTTTTCGCTTCCCGTGGTTCGACACCCTTTCACGCACCGCTCGAGTAGGATCGAGTAATGAGCGACGATTCGGACGACCACGGGAACCGCGACCGTGACGAGGAGTCGGACGACCTCGAAGCCGTACTGACTACCGTTCGCGACCGCGTCGACCCCGATGCGGACGAACGTGGGCGGCTCCGCGAGGTCGCGGACAGACTCACCGAACGTGCCGAGGCCGCGGCGACCGACCGCTGTGCGGACGCCGACGTCATTCTCGTCGGCTCGACTGCGAGAGGAACCTGGACCAGCGGTGACCGCGACATCGACGTCTTCGTCCGTTTCCCGCCGGATCTCGATCGGGAAACCCTGGAAGAGTACGGTCTCGCCGTCGGCCACGCCACACTCCCCGAGGGCCACGAGGAGTACGCCGAACACCCCTACGTCAAGGGCACCGTCGAGGGGTTCGACGTCGACGTCGTCCCTTGCTTCCGGCTCGAGTCGGCGACCGAGATCCAGTCTGCCGTCGACCGGACGCCGTTTCACAACCAGTACCTCCGCGAGCGACTCGACGACGACCTCGCGGCCGACGTCCGCCTCACGAAGCAGTTCCTGCGCGGGATCGGCTCCTACGGCAGCGATCTCCGGACGCGAGGGTTCAGCGGCTTTCTCACCGAACTTCTCGTCTGCGAGTACGGCGGTTTCCGGGAACTACTCGAGGCTGCACGCGAGTGGCACCCCCAGATCGAACTCGATCCCGAGGACCACGGCCGGGAGACGTTCGGTGACCCGCTCGTCGTCGTCGATCCGACGGACCCGGAGCGCAACGTCGCCGCCGTCTGTTCTGAAGAAAACGTCGCACGACTCCAGCACTACGCCCGCGAGTTCCTCGAGGACCCCAGCGTCGACTACTTCGACCCCGTCGACCCCGAACCGCTGACCGAGAGTGAACTCCAGAATCACCTCGAGCGACGCGAGACGACGCCGATCGCGGTTCGGTTCGACGCGCCGAACCTCGTCGAGGACCAGCTCTACCCACAGCTCGAGAAGTCGATCGAGGGGATCACCAGCGGACTCGACGACCGCGGATTCAAGGTCTTCCGCGGGACGGCGATCGCCGACGACGCCGCGGTAATCTTCGTCGAACTCGCCGTCAGCGAACTGCCGGCCGTCGAACGCCACGAGGGACCACCAGTCCACGTCCGAGGCCACGCAGAAGGGTTCTACGACGCCTACACCGACGACCCGGACGCCTACGGACCGTTCATCGAAGGCGGTCGCTACGTCACCGAACGCGACCGCGAGTTCACCACCGCACGGGAATTCCTCGAGAGCGACCGCCTCTTCGACGTCGGACTCGGCGCGCACATCGAGACAGCACTCGAGTCCGACTACGAAGTCCTGGTCGAGGACGAAGTGACGGCACTGCTCGAGGAGTTCGGTCGCGAATTACGACAGTACTTCGAGCCGTCGCCTCGTCGCTAAATATCGACGTCGTCTTCCAACCCGTGTTCTTCGAGGACGTCTTCGATCGTCGAAACTGCCCTGTCACCGATCTCACCGTCGGGTTCGATCGGTTCCCGGCCGTCGAACGTCTCGTGAACGATCGAGACGCTGTCGGCTAACACGTCGAGACTGTACCCGCCCTCGAGGACGAACGCCAGCGCCGCGTCGGTCCTGTCGGCCAGATCCCGGAGCCGATCGGTCATCAGGGCGTAGGCCTCCGACGAGAGACGGATTCGCGAAATCGGATCGTGACGATGGGCGTCGAACCCCGCGCTGACGATTAGCAGGTCCGGATCGTACGACTCGAGCGCGGCGGCGATCGGACCGTCGACGATTGCGAGGTACTCGTTGTCGTCGGTGCCGGCGGGCATCGGGACGTTCATCGTCGTCCCCTCGCCGTCCCCCGTTCCCGTCTCGTCGATATCGCCGGTGCCGGGATACAGTCCCTGCTCGTGAATCGAAACGAAGTAGACGTCGTCCCGGTCGTAGAAGATGTCCTGTGTCCCGTTACCGTGGTGGACGTCCCAGTCGACGATCGCGACCCGATCGACGTCGTAGTCGTCGGCCTCGAGCGCTCGCTGGGCGGCCACCGCGACGTTGTTCACGAAACAGAAGCCCATCGCGTCGTCGACGACCGCGTGGTGGCCCGGCGGCCGACCGATCGAGAACGGCGTCTTTCGGCCAGTCGCGCCCTCGAGTGCTTCCTCGACCGCCCAGCAAGCCTGTCCCGCGCTGTACCGGATCGCGTCCCAGGTCTCCTCGACGGCACCCGTATCCGGATCCCAGTTCCCACCACCCTCGGCACAGAACTCTTCGACTGATTCGACGTACGAGCGGTCGTGGACGTCCGCGATCGTATCGATCCCGACTGGATCGCCCTCCACGTACTCGACGCCGTGTTTTTTCTTCAGCCGCTCCCTGATCGCTCGCAAGCGGTCCGGCGTCTCCGGATGCCGTTTTCCGGGATCGTGTGCGAGACAGACCTCGCTGTAGCCAAATTGCATCTCACTCGAACAGCGAGAAGTACGTCTCGATGTCGTCGTCCGTGATGGTGCGTCGGTCGGCGTGTCGAGCGAGGATCGCCGCCGCCTCTGCTACGTTGTCGGCGTAGTCCTCGAGAATGTCCGCCAGCGCGATGCGAGCGTCCATCGAGACGCGGTATCGGTCGTCGATTTCCAGTCGTGCGATTCGGTCGACCGGCGCAACCGGTAACTCGAGGTCGTCCTTGTCGACGACCTGTTCGACGCCGAAGTCCTCCGCCATCAGGGTCTTGCGACCGTCCTCGGTCGCGTGTTCGGCGGCGTCGATTGCGAGTTCGCTCCCGTGTTCCTGGATCCGCGTTGCGAGTTCCTTCGACGCATCGGCACTCACCCGAAGATCGCCCGCGTTCCGCCGGATGATCGTGTCAACCGGGGCGAACGGGAGTTCGACGTTCATATCATGATAGGCGGAACTGACCCCCTTAACGCTTTTCCTAGCCGTTCGAGGCGTTCGTTCGCCGTCTCAGAACACGTCGTTTGCCTCGAGACGCCCGTCACGGACGACCCCTCGGGCGGTTACTTCCTCACCGAGGCCGACGTCGGCGTCGGTTTCGACGCTCATCGTCGTCTCGCCGTCGTCCAGGACGACCGGCTCACCGGCCTGGACCACGACGCCGGTGAACTCGAGTTCCTCGCCGTCGGTGGGATCGTCTTCGTCCTCACCCGAACCAGCCTCGTCGTCGCTACTCGCCGTGCTCTCGGCGTCGCTTTCACCGCCCGCGAAGTCCGAAAGCCCCGCGTTGTCGTCGCTTCCCTCGTCGGCTTCTGCAGTGGCACTCGAGTCGGACTCGAGCACCGTGATCGTCGACTGCCAGCCCGCGGAGGCCTCGAGGTCGTCCTGCCAGCCGTCCTGGATCTCGACGTCGCCCAGCGCGACCTCGTCGCCGGGACCGATCTCGAGGTCGGCCTTCTCACCCCAGAGCGCGACGCGGATGTCGTCGGTCGCGTCCTGTACTCGGATGTTGCGCACCTGCCCCTCGGAGCCGTCGTCGCGGTCGAAGGTCCGTTTCGGATCTGCCGAACGAACGACACCCGCGAGATCGACCGTCTGGCCGATCTCGGCGCCCTCGATCGGCGTGCTGTCGGGGACGTAGTCGACCTCCTCGTCGACCTCCTCGATCGCGCCACGGTTGCCGACGTGCAACTCGAGGTTCCCGTCCCGTTCCCGGACGTAACCGTCGACGACCTCGACCGTCGTGTCGGGCTCGAGTTCCTCGGCCAGATCCGCCTGCTCGTCCCACAGCGTCACGCGAATTCTGCCGGTCGAGTCGCCGAGCGTGACGTTCGAGACCTTCCCTTCGGAGCCGTCGTCGCGGTCGAAGGTTCGGACGCTGTCGGTGTCCAGTACGAGTCCGACGAGATTGACGTTCGAAAGGCCAAGCGAGAGGTCCTCGACGGCGTAGGTATCCGAAAGCTGGACGTCGATCTCGGTGTCCGGATCCGGTTCGGCCTGATCGACGCTGACCTCGACGCCGGAAAAGCCGTCCTTCGGCCGGCCCTTGATCCGCAACACGTCGCCCTCCTCGAGTTCGTCGGTCGCTGCCTCGGCGTGCTCGTCCCAGAACGCCGCTCGCACGGAGCCGGTCTCGTCGGCGACCTCGACGTTGACGACACGGCCGTCCTCGTCCTCACCGTCGCGTTCGAACGTCCGGACCTCGCCGATCGAGATCACCTTCGCGACGAACTTTGCCTCCTCCATTCCGGGTTCGATGTCCGCCACGCCGCCGACTTCGCTCTCGCCGACCTCGTGAGCGACGAGCATCGCCGCCGTCTCCTCGTCCGCGAGTCCACCCATCTGCTCTACTTTCTCCTCGACGGCCTCGCGAAACTCCTCGAGAGAGACGTCGGCCTCGAGATCCTCGTAGACACCCTCGATGTCGCTCATTCTATAGTTGTGCATGCATAGGCCGCGCATAAGCATTGTCCATTCGGTGGCGCTTTCTCTCGCCGAACCCGCGACAGTTCCGTCCGCCTGCTGGCGTTCTCGAGCGTTTCGGGACCCACGGTCGGTGCGGAGTCATACGACCGCTGGCCGCGTCTCGGTATATAAATCTGGGCGACGCGCTCGATCGAATGCCACGGTGACTCACGACGCGGGGCCGGCGTTTCGAAAGGGCTTTATTGGTATCCCGGCTACAAAGAGATGAGTCCTGATAGGGTAGTGGACTATCCTCTTGGCTTGCGGAGCCAGGGACCGGAGTTCAAATCTCCGTCAGGACGCTCACTTATCGCGGGCGCTTCGCATTGCTCAGCGCCCGCTCTTGCGTTCGCGACCTGACGTGCCCAACGCTCGCTGCGCTCGCGTTGGACTCCGTCAGGACGCTTCTACGGTGGATTGTCCGCCACGTTGAGATGTTCGAAGTCGTCGTGCTCGTAGGCACGTCGCCACAGTTTCAGCACGGCTCGAGCAACGAGTCGCGATTCCTCGACCTCGATACAGGACGAGACAGCAGTATCGGGTTCGGCGTCGGGTGGTTCGTGGAAGTGTCGTAGGGGAGAGTGTGGATTCGGATGGTTGTCGAAGCGCCAGTTCACGCCGGTTTCGTCGACGTAGTGGAATCGATAGGCTCCCGACGTGTACCACGTCACGTCGAGCCGACACCAGTCCGCAGCACCGATTCCGTCGGCGAAGCAGATCCGGACTTCCTGTGGGTCGAGGACGCTGTCGAACTGTGCCGTCTCGACGAGCGGTTCTTCCCCAGCGAATAGATCGCGGATACGCCGCATCACGCTTACATCCGGCGTCCCGAGATCGCTACTGCGCTCTTTCGGTGGGATTCCCGGTGTACCGTCGGTCATTAGGCAGGGAGATCACCGGCGTCGTTCGCGAACGAACCACGGGAGTCCGAGGCCGAACCGCTTTCGCCGTCGGGATCGAAGTCGTACAGCGAGAGGGCTGCCTGAGCGAGTTTCAGGTTCTCCTCGAG from Natronobacterium texcoconense encodes:
- a CDS encoding NAD-dependent epimerase/dehydratase family protein, coding for MSDRVGVLGATGYVGAAVVQELGERGYDVRPAAGSDHEEYPVVDVCDREAVRSFVDSVDYLVNAAGLVGIDACERRPEAAFAINGLGAANVAWACTRADVPLVHLSSVATIGDPDDLPITAATSRNPTTTYGRTKLAGERAIRTLTDGHVPSITFSVTNVYGGGGRSVVDYFLERATAGEDLTVHRPGTQERDLIHVHDVASGIATAVDRLVDADPVARSYVLGRGESYSVLELAELVAHEREAVTGSSVGIELCERPNSGSPVLERFDVDLERVRSELGVEPERNLEEWVEMELERRLEHRSKVQ
- the cca gene encoding CCA tRNA nucleotidyltransferase; its protein translation is MSDDSDDHGNRDRDEESDDLEAVLTTVRDRVDPDADERGRLREVADRLTERAEAAATDRCADADVILVGSTARGTWTSGDRDIDVFVRFPPDLDRETLEEYGLAVGHATLPEGHEEYAEHPYVKGTVEGFDVDVVPCFRLESATEIQSAVDRTPFHNQYLRERLDDDLAADVRLTKQFLRGIGSYGSDLRTRGFSGFLTELLVCEYGGFRELLEAAREWHPQIELDPEDHGRETFGDPLVVVDPTDPERNVAAVCSEENVARLQHYAREFLEDPSVDYFDPVDPEPLTESELQNHLERRETTPIAVRFDAPNLVEDQLYPQLEKSIEGITSGLDDRGFKVFRGTAIADDAAVIFVELAVSELPAVERHEGPPVHVRGHAEGFYDAYTDDPDAYGPFIEGGRYVTERDREFTTAREFLESDRLFDVGLGAHIETALESDYEVLVEDEVTALLEEFGRELRQYFEPSPRR
- a CDS encoding histone deacetylase family protein; translated protein: MQFGYSEVCLAHDPGKRHPETPDRLRAIRERLKKKHGVEYVEGDPVGIDTIADVHDRSYVESVEEFCAEGGGNWDPDTGAVEETWDAIRYSAGQACWAVEEALEGATGRKTPFSIGRPPGHHAVVDDAMGFCFVNNVAVAAQRALEADDYDVDRVAIVDWDVHHGNGTQDIFYDRDDVYFVSIHEQGLYPGTGDIDETGTGDGEGTTMNVPMPAGTDDNEYLAIVDGPIAAALESYDPDLLIVSAGFDAHRHDPISRIRLSSEAYALMTDRLRDLADRTDAALAFVLEGGYSLDVLADSVSIVHETFDGREPIEPDGEIGDRAVSTIEDVLEEHGLEDDVDI
- a CDS encoding histone; the protein is MNVELPFAPVDTIIRRNAGDLRVSADASKELATRIQEHGSELAIDAAEHATEDGRKTLMAEDFGVEQVVDKDDLELPVAPVDRIARLEIDDRYRVSMDARIALADILEDYADNVAEAAAILARHADRRTITDDDIETYFSLFE
- a CDS encoding single-stranded DNA binding protein; this encodes MSDIEGVYEDLEADVSLEEFREAVEEKVEQMGGLADEETAAMLVAHEVGESEVGGVADIEPGMEEAKFVAKVISIGEVRTFERDGEDEDGRVVNVEVADETGSVRAAFWDEHAEAATDELEEGDVLRIKGRPKDGFSGVEVSVDQAEPDPDTEIDVQLSDTYAVEDLSLGLSNVNLVGLVLDTDSVRTFDRDDGSEGKVSNVTLGDSTGRIRVTLWDEQADLAEELEPDTTVEVVDGYVRERDGNLELHVGNRGAIEEVDEEVDYVPDSTPIEGAEIGQTVDLAGVVRSADPKRTFDRDDGSEGQVRNIRVQDATDDIRVALWGEKADLEIGPGDEVALGDVEIQDGWQDDLEASAGWQSTITVLESDSSATAEADEGSDDNAGLSDFAGGESDAESTASSDDEAGSGEDEDDPTDGEELEFTGVVVQAGEPVVLDDGETTMSVETDADVGLGEEVTARGVVRDGRLEANDVF